The following coding sequences are from one Pocillopora verrucosa isolate sample1 chromosome 5, ASM3666991v2, whole genome shotgun sequence window:
- the LOC131781713 gene encoding melatonin receptor type 1B-B-like, translated as MDNLERLDRDLKSRDTYLIVIEIVVMLLVTIVAFLGNMLTLVVVLRSPRLRTIPNKFIVSLALSDILMVTPAIPLNASVLVKSEWSFDHTMCQFQGYFGSAVAFASTESLALMSLNRFYRIVKPNDCRRLFTARRTSAMIMAAWLIALLVQLPYVAAGHMYSFHPGKIFYNQDGKEPFFITLISIFGGVSMSVLSYCSFRIFRAVRAHKKSNGVYTRVNVEEIKVSRILLVMVLGSILCFSPVIVIEAIDFVQNGSNQPRQVYLFYSISATMSSSVNPVIYGAMNRNLRQEYKRLLCLDRVERIIPVKTAGQARAVTLNQLGISLERTSQDPEVRAPVEN; from the coding sequence ATGGATAACTTGGAAAGACTTGACCGCGATCTAAAGTCAAGGGACACATATCTTATTGTAATAGAAATCGTCGTGATGCTTTTGGTCACAATAGTGGCATTTCTCGGAAACATGCTGACGTTAGTAGTTGTTCTACGATCACCCAGACTACGaacaattccaaacaaattcATCGTGTCGTTGGCGTTATCAGACATATTAATGGTGACACCTGCCATCCCTTTAAACGCATCAGTCTTGGTAAAAAGTGAATGGTCTTTCGATCATACGATGTGTCAATTCCAAGGATATTTTGGTAGCGCCGTTGCCTTCGCCTCTACTGAGTCTCTTGCTCTGATGTCGCTCAACAGATTTTACCGTATCGTGAAACCAAACGATTGCCGCCGACTTTTTACGGCGCGGAGGACCTCAGCAATGATCATGGCTGCATGGTTGATTGCTCTATTGGTGCAGTTGCCTTACGTTGCTGCCGGGCATATGTACAGCTTTCATccaggaaaaatattttataaccAAGACGGCAAAGAACCATTTTTTATAACTTTAATTTCGATTTTTGGCGGCGTTTCTATGAGTGTTTTATCTTACTGTAGTTTTAGGATATTTCGGGCGGTGCGCGCGCACAAAAAATCTAACGGAGTCTATACCAGAGTAAATGTGGAAGAAATAAAAGTCTCCAGAATTCTCTTGGTCATGGTACTCGGGAGTATCCTCTGTTTCTCGCCTGTAATTGTTATTGAAGCTATTGACTTTGTTCAAAATGGTTCCAATCAACCCAGGCAGGTGTACTTGTTTTATTCAATCTCAGCAACTATGTCAAGTTCTGTCAACCCTGTTATTTATGGAGCCATGAACAGAAATCTTAGACAGGAGTATAAACGTTTGCTGTGCCTTGATAGAGTGGAACGGATCATACCCGTCAAAACAGCCGGGCAAGCCAGAGCTGTTACTCTTAATCAACTGGGAATTTCATTAGAAAGAACCAGTCAAGATCCGGAAGTGCGCGCCCCAGTTGAAAATTGA
- the LOC131781725 gene encoding growth/differentiation factor 6-A, with translation MYLSEKSMSYSGMLLILLHLLSPSNGRPQNHGRAQVNTNSHTGKNHGFQVGKVFTAGGAAEIFLRNLYHDYFYDDGQVKATNSTVSEIIHSVQGNVDAASKLIRFDVKGIDPKEHVEKAEIRINFQKIVGQVFSDDKLGSCGLYDKKTGRLITKSALQGADPNWIVFPMVETAVVQWFQSIDTVHEVQVKVVSHSADDSVPKPLISNTTNRNSDGVFMVVYTDGRQLQEVEYDPFLGSRLRRDIGMNKTNSRPSTNDTDLCTRRDLHINTKQTFGNFLIAPLSFNAYDCVGKCDLTAGAASFSNHAVVRSLAAERMDGGGKVVLNCCVATNFSTDMLGIMYFKKDGHVILRQYRDMVATECGCR, from the exons ATGTATCTGTCCGAAAAAAGTATGTCGTACTCCGGTATGCTACTGATTTTGCTACACTTACTGAGTCCCTCGAATGGGCGACCGCAAAATCACGGGCGGGCTCAAGTGAATACAAATTCCCATACAGGAAAGAACCATGGTTTTCAAGTTGGAAAAGTTTTCACTGCAGGAGGAGCTGCAGAAATCTTTCTTAGGAATCTTTATCACGACTATTTCTATGACGACGGGCAGGTTAAAGCGACAAATTCCACAGTTTCAGAAATCATCCACTCCGTTCAGGGAAATG TTGATGCCGCTTCCAAACTCATCCGTTTCGACGTGAAGGGGATTGATCCTAAAGAACACGTCGAAAAGGCCGAAATCAGGATAAACTTTCAAAAAATCGTTGGACAGGTCTTCAGTGATGATAAACTAGGTAGTTGTGGCCTTTACGACAAGAAAACAGGCAGGCTCATTACCAAATCTGCACTTCAAGGAGCAGATCCCAACTGGATTGTGTTCCCAATGGTCGAGACAGCCGTTGTTCAATGGTTTCAATCCATTGACACAGTCCATGAGGTTCAGGTCAAAGTAGTGTCACACTCAGCCGATGACTCTGTTCCAAAACCTCTGATCTCCAACACAACAAATAGGAACTCAGATGGAGTATTCATGGTTGTTTACACTGACGGTAGGCAGCTTCAGGAAGTTGAGTACGATCCTTTCTTGGGGAG TCGGCTTCGTCGAGATATTGGTATGAACAAGACAAATTCCCGGCCATCTACCAACGACACTGATCTGTGCACCAGACGTGACTTGCATATCAACACCAAGCAGACTTTCGGGAACTTCCTCATCGCACCGCTCTCGTTCAACGCCTATGACTGTGTGGGAAAGTGTGACCTGACTGCTGGTGCCGCCAGTTTCAGCAACCATGCCGTGGTGCGCTCCCTGGCTGCGGAGCGGATGGATGGAGGAGGCAAGGTAGTGCTTAACTGCTGCGTCGCAACAAACTTCAGCACCGATATGCTGGGAATCATGTACTTTAAGAAAGACGGTCACGTGATCCTGCGCCAATACCGAGACATGGTCGCCACAGAATGTGGCTGCCGTTGA